The Spiroplasma endosymbiont of Crioceris asparagi genome contains the following window.
CTTAAATATTTTGATATATGCCATTTTAACTACTTGTGCCAATAATACATACCCTATTCCAAAACCGATGGCAATTGGAATGAAATAATAAGATGGTCTTTCCATTTTGATGTATTTACTTACATTAGTGTATGGTAATAAAAATGCCATTAAAATAATAAATATTGAAGAAAGTAAAACTATCATTGCTGGTTTAGAATTAATAAATGGAATTTTTTGTGTTCTATAAACTTGCACAATTGCTGTTTGGGTTAATAAACCAACAATAAATCATGATGCATTAAATTGAGCAATATCAAAATCAGATGGTGCATTACCTTGACCAATTTTAAAGATAAATAACAAAGTAACAAAAGTTAAAACATCAAATATTGAACTCACTGAACCATTTATAGCTGCAAATTTAATCAAGTTATTTGATTTCAATTTTTGCGGTTTTTGTAAATATTCATAGTCAACTTTGTCAACAATTAAAGCAAATTGAGTAATGTCATATAATAAATTTTGAATTAATAAATGAATTGGTTGCATTGGATTAAAACTTAAAATAAATAGAGCAATTAAAATACTTAAAACATTACCAAAATTTGAAGCAATTGTTACTTTAATATATTTAAGCATATTAGCCAAACATGACCTTCCCTTAATAACACCATCTTCTAGTACCATTAAGTTATCTTCCATCAAAATAACATCTGCAGCATCTTGAGCAATATTAGAGGCATCTGCAAAAGAAATTGCGACATCTGATGCCCTTAATACAGGAGCATCATTAATTCCATCTCCCATAAATCCAACAACGTGACCTAAACCTTTTAATGTATTAATAATTCTCGCTTTATGCAATGGTGATAATTTAACAAAGACATTTGCACGCATAACAATTCTTTCTAAATCAAAATCATCCATTCGATCAATTTCAACACCAGTAACTAAACTTGTAATTTTAAAATCAACTTTATTACAAATAGCTTTTGTAATAATTTCATTGTCCCCTGTTAAAATTTTGGTTTCGACACCAAGAGTTGCTAATCTACGAATAATTTTTTTTGAAGTGGTTTTAGGTTCATCAAAAAATGAGCCAAAACCATAGAACACCATTTCTTCTTCAATATCATCATCATCAACAAGTTTATGTGCAATACCAATAACACGATAACCTTCTAAACTTTTTTTTATGTATGTGTCATGAATATCTTGTTTAACTTTATCATTTAATTCTTCAACAGTTTTACCATTAAAAAACTTTGTACATAATTTAAGTACTTCTTCAACGGCACCTTTTGTAACACATTGTTTTTGGTTATCTTTTTCATAAATAACTGATAAAATTTTTCTTTCAAAATTAAAAGGAATTTCTCATGATTTTTTATATTCTAATATTTTTGGTCTTGATATTGTTTCAGATGCTAATACTGCATTATCAATTGGATTTGTAAACCCTGTTTGAAAGTATGAATTAAAATATAATAATTCTTCAATATAAATATTTTTAACTCCTCTAATGTCACAAACATCACTTAAATTTATTTCACCACTAGTAATTGTTCCCGTTTTGTCTGAACATAAAATATCAATTGCTCCTAAATTTTGAACAGCATTTAAATTTTTAACAATTACATTTTTGTTTTTTATTTTTTTATAACAATATGAAAGATTAGCTGTCACAATCATTGGCAACATTTCGGGAGTAATTCCAACAGCAATCGCAATTGCATAAATTGTTGCATTAATTCATGGTTTGTCCTTATGGTTTATTAAATCCAATTTTAGTCCTTGAGCAATTAGCACAAATGGAATAACAACCAACATAAATAAAATGATAATTAATGTAATTTTTTTAATACCTTTTTCAAATGAAGAAGGTTCTCTTTTCTCTTTTGTTTTTGAAGAAATAGTTGCAAAATATGTATTTTGACCAGTTGAGACAACTATGGCAATTGCACTTCCTGAAGTTACAGTTGTTCCCATATAACAAACATCTTCAAATTCTAAATAATTTTCTTGCTTATTAGTTGATTTTTTACTTACAGGAAATGATTCTCCTGTTAAAGAAGCTTGGTCTACATATAAATTATTTGATCATAAAATTTTTACATCAGCTGGAATAATATCACCATTTGAAAGATATACAACATCACCAATAACTAAATCACTTTTATCAATTTTCTGGGATTCTCTTACAAAAATTACTGAGTTTGAATTTGTAATACTTGCTAATTTTGTTTCTGGATTTCTAATAACCTTTGTATATTGAATATTATCAAAAAACATTTTCTTCATAACAATATGGGATTTAACTTCTTGAAAAAAACCAATTGATCCAGACAAAACTATCATAGTAAGAATTATTAGTGCCCCCACTAAATCCACAATATCTCGTTCTTCGGGTGCTCCTTTAAAATATTCATAAAAACTATAAATATTAATAAATGTTAAAATTAAATTAAATGGCCCAAAAAAAGTTTTTAAAAATACCATAAAAAAATTAAATCTTTTTTCTTTAATTTCATTATCACCGTATTTTTCTTTTATGTCGAAGACTTGTTTTGAATTTAAACCAAAATTCTCAAGATTAAATTCTTTAAGAATTTGTGCTTGAGATAAGTTTGTGTATTTTATAGGACCTTCCGGAACAATTATTTTACGTTTGGTTTTTTTAAACATAATCTACTCCATTTGTTATAAATTATTATAACAAAGAAACATAACAATAATTTTTTAGACACCTCTTTTAAAGATGGTAATTAAATAATTTTTTAAATAAAAAAAACTAGCATTATCTAGTTTTTTTATTTTTATTTTCTAATGTAATTTCATATCGGAATATCTATGTTTGCTAATTTTTATTGATTATCAGCAATGGCCCCGTCCGTTCTTGAACATTCTTGAATGTTTGGATTTTTAGAAATTAATTCAATAATAACATTTA
Protein-coding sequences here:
- the mgtA gene encoding magnesium-translocating P-type ATPase, which codes for MFKKTKRKIIVPEGPIKYTNLSQAQILKEFNLENFGLNSKQVFDIKEKYGDNEIKEKRFNFFMVFLKTFFGPFNLILTFINIYSFYEYFKGAPEERDIVDLVGALIILTMIVLSGSIGFFQEVKSHIVMKKMFFDNIQYTKVIRNPETKLASITNSNSVIFVRESQKIDKSDLVIGDVVYLSNGDIIPADVKILWSNNLYVDQASLTGESFPVSKKSTNKQENYLEFEDVCYMGTTVTSGSAIAIVVSTGQNTYFATISSKTKEKREPSSFEKGIKKITLIIILFMLVVIPFVLIAQGLKLDLINHKDKPWINATIYAIAIAVGITPEMLPMIVTANLSYCYKKIKNKNVIVKNLNAVQNLGAIDILCSDKTGTITSGEINLSDVCDIRGVKNIYIEELLYFNSYFQTGFTNPIDNAVLASETISRPKILEYKKSWEIPFNFERKILSVIYEKDNQKQCVTKGAVEEVLKLCTKFFNGKTVEELNDKVKQDIHDTYIKKSLEGYRVIGIAHKLVDDDDIEEEMVFYGFGSFFDEPKTTSKKIIRRLATLGVETKILTGDNEIITKAICNKVDFKITSLVTGVEIDRMDDFDLERIVMRANVFVKLSPLHKARIINTLKGLGHVVGFMGDGINDAPVLRASDVAISFADASNIAQDAADVILMEDNLMVLEDGVIKGRSCLANMLKYIKVTIASNFGNVLSILIALFILSFNPMQPIHLLIQNLLYDITQFALIVDKVDYEYLQKPQKLKSNNLIKFAAINGSVSSIFDVLTFVTLLFIFKIGQGNAPSDFDIAQFNASWFIVGLLTQTAIVQVYRTQKIPFINSKPAMIVLLSSIFIILMAFLLPYTNVSKYIKMERPSYYFIPIAIGFGIGYVLLAQVVKMAYIKIFKEWL